A portion of the Deinococcus peraridilitoris DSM 19664 genome contains these proteins:
- a CDS encoding AAC(3) family N-acetyltransferase: MLNFMRRPAVTEEELSQALAEVGLDGTQHIIAHASLRAFGFLEGGAPTMLRALRARSATLVMPSFSYYTLVWPEEQRQPDWAKPAPPPGPAYGRFSRVSSDIGRVPQTLADDATTLRSFHPALSFVALGERAEEVLDAQSLESPYGPIGKLYDLDGVAVLLGVDHRSNTTIHYGEYWAGVPLLDRYVVVNGEVRRTSFPNCSADFGRIAPHVRGESVTLGRGRITAFRVRELVDGARRLLAHDPEALLCSFPGCRCQAVRQRVRRDGLMPRPHLGAVRAP, from the coding sequence ATGCTGAATTTCATGCGCCGTCCGGCGGTCACCGAAGAGGAGCTGTCTCAGGCTCTGGCCGAGGTGGGCCTGGACGGCACGCAGCACATCATCGCGCACGCCTCCTTGCGCGCCTTCGGTTTTCTGGAAGGGGGCGCGCCGACCATGTTGCGGGCGTTGCGGGCTCGCAGCGCGACGCTGGTGATGCCGTCGTTCAGCTATTACACCCTGGTATGGCCCGAGGAGCAGCGTCAGCCTGACTGGGCGAAGCCCGCGCCTCCGCCCGGCCCGGCGTACGGTCGCTTTTCGCGGGTATCTTCGGACATCGGGCGCGTGCCGCAGACGCTGGCCGATGACGCCACCACGCTGCGCTCGTTTCACCCCGCGCTCAGCTTCGTCGCGTTGGGGGAACGGGCAGAAGAAGTTCTCGACGCGCAGTCACTCGAATCCCCCTACGGGCCCATCGGCAAGCTGTACGACCTCGATGGGGTTGCGGTGCTGTTGGGCGTCGACCACCGATCGAACACGACCATTCATTACGGTGAGTACTGGGCAGGCGTTCCGCTGCTCGACCGGTACGTGGTCGTGAACGGGGAAGTGCGCCGAACCAGCTTTCCCAACTGTTCGGCCGACTTTGGCCGGATCGCGCCCCACGTGCGCGGCGAATCGGTCACGCTGGGGCGGGGGCGGATCACGGCCTTTCGGGTGCGTGAGCTGGTCGATGGGGCGCGCCGGTTGCTGGCGCACGACCCGGAAGCCTTGCTGTGCAGCTTCCCCGGTTGCCGCTGCCAGGCTGTCCGACAGCGGGTGCGTCGTGACGGCCTCATGCCGCGACCTCACCTGGGTGCGGTCCGTGCGCCGTGA
- the glnA gene encoding type I glutamate--ammonia ligase produces MAKTPDEIMGQLEREDVQFLRLQFTDILGFIKNVEVPRSQFQKALDGELMFDGSSIEGFTRIEESDMLLKPDFSTFLIFPQFSAEESARGRVARLICDIAMPDHSPFEGDPRQVLRRLIDRASELGFELLCGPEPEFFIFERNAQGRPTTVTGDHAGYFDLAPIDKGERLRREITNALVDMGFDIEAAHHEVAPGQHEIDFKYSGALKTADNIATFKFVVKRVALEYGVHASFMPKPVAGLSGSGMHCHLSLFREGKNAFFDEQGEHQLSQTALHFIAGLLEHAPGMVAVTNPLVNSYKRLVPGFEAPTNIAWSTSNRSALVRVPARRGSGTRAELRMPDPSCNPYLALTVMLAAGLDGIKQGLLPPPPVQRNIYKMTVRERRAHRVRNLPGDLSEAIGALENDEVIREALGEHVVEHFIAAKRAEWHAYSAVVHQWELDRYLDEV; encoded by the coding sequence ATGGCAAAGACACCCGACGAGATCATGGGGCAGCTGGAACGCGAAGACGTCCAGTTTCTGCGCCTGCAGTTCACCGACATTCTGGGCTTCATCAAAAACGTGGAGGTTCCGCGCTCGCAGTTTCAAAAAGCGCTTGACGGCGAGCTGATGTTCGACGGCTCCTCGATCGAAGGCTTTACCCGCATCGAAGAGTCGGACATGCTGCTCAAGCCCGACTTTTCGACCTTTCTGATCTTTCCCCAGTTCTCGGCCGAGGAAAGTGCCCGTGGCCGTGTGGCCCGGCTGATCTGCGACATCGCCATGCCCGACCACAGCCCTTTCGAAGGCGATCCGCGCCAGGTACTGCGAAGGCTGATCGACCGCGCCAGCGAGCTGGGCTTTGAGCTGCTGTGCGGACCGGAACCGGAGTTTTTCATCTTCGAGCGCAACGCGCAGGGGCGGCCCACGACCGTGACGGGGGACCACGCCGGATACTTCGATCTGGCCCCCATCGACAAGGGTGAGCGGCTGCGGCGCGAGATCACCAACGCCCTGGTCGACATGGGCTTTGACATCGAGGCGGCCCACCACGAGGTGGCGCCGGGACAGCACGAAATCGATTTCAAGTATTCTGGCGCTTTAAAAACCGCCGACAACATCGCCACCTTCAAGTTCGTGGTCAAACGCGTGGCGCTGGAATATGGTGTACACGCCAGCTTCATGCCCAAACCGGTCGCCGGTCTGAGCGGCAGCGGAATGCACTGCCACCTCTCGCTGTTTCGGGAAGGCAAGAACGCCTTCTTCGACGAACAGGGAGAACATCAGCTTTCGCAGACGGCCCTGCACTTCATCGCGGGGTTGCTGGAACACGCGCCGGGCATGGTCGCCGTCACCAATCCGCTGGTCAATTCCTACAAGCGGCTGGTGCCGGGATTCGAAGCTCCGACCAACATCGCCTGGAGTACCTCCAACCGCAGCGCCCTGGTGCGTGTGCCGGCCCGGCGGGGGTCGGGCACGCGCGCCGAGCTGCGCATGCCCGATCCTTCGTGCAATCCCTACCTGGCGCTGACCGTCATGTTGGCCGCCGGCTTGGACGGCATCAAGCAGGGATTGCTGCCCCCGCCGCCGGTTCAGCGCAACATCTACAAGATGACCGTGCGCGAGCGCCGGGCCCACCGGGTACGCAACTTGCCTGGCGACCTCAGCGAAGCGATTGGCGCGCTCGAAAACGATGAGGTCATCCGTGAGGCACTGGGCGAACACGTGGTGGAGCATTTCATCGCGGCCAAGCGCGCCGAGTGGCATGCTTACTCAGCAGTGGTACACCAGTGGGAACTCGACAGATATCTGGACGAAGTGTAG